In Miscanthus floridulus cultivar M001 chromosome 5, ASM1932011v1, whole genome shotgun sequence, one genomic interval encodes:
- the LOC136450215 gene encoding uncharacterized protein has protein sequence MAAAGKGWAERVRRGVKTVWFMVAMLASLLVASAPALVAAGDVAVALWLEVRLGCFRGNGLRGHLQRYRFRNSLADIPLFSVVRSIVITCVYLMSDTSGLSHGPYLGTTTFCSLASLLILLIKASVYSPAQDIGPELSPSLPDHKLNLKKLWGMPVLFLSSLVFALGHVIVAYRTSCRARRKLLIHRIDPESILAYKNAFSGCYKVPRSPTPYSGKLFTRSESETKRKTLIQDDRDLPISFLAESDSMFIPCQGITIHYKVSDPAASLPSSPDSFSERDTHHDVISSSISPRRQRHESPPSASSNTRRLLNRSFSHQYHHTSLYAPLLVEPMASSTLLDDIPLMCLDDGNADGCLNHVGFDLEAGGQGKFAVVLVHGFGGGVFSWRHVSNLLARQLGCTVMAFDRPGWGLTSRPRRKDWEDKNLPNPYELESQVDLLISFCSEMGLHSVVLVGHDDGGLLALKVAEKLRTYGGDRKFEVKGVVLIGVSLSREVIPAFARILLHTPLRKKHMVRPLLRTEITQFINRRAWYDATKLTTEILNLYKAPLFVEGWDEALHEVGRLSFSTVLPSKRAADLLRSVEDLPVLVVAGSEDALVSVKSAQAMASKLVNSRIVTISGCGHLPHEECPKALLSALSPFISTLVPSEDLLQRL, from the exons ATGGCGGCAGCGGGGAAGGGCTGGGCGGAGCGGGTGCGCCGCGGGGTGAAGACCGTTTGGTTCATGGTCGCCATGTTGGCCTCGCTGCTCGTGGCGTCGGCGCCGGCGCTGGTGGCAGCGGGCGACGTGGCAGTGGCGCTCTGGCTCGAGGTGCGGCTCGGCTGCTTCCGCGGCAACGGCCTGCGGGGCCACCTCCAGCGCTACCGTTTCCGGAACTCGCTTGCCGACATACCTCTCTTCTCCGTCGTTCGATCCATCGTCATCACTT GTGTGTACCTCATGTCTGATACTTCTGGCCTCTCTCATGGTCCTTACCTTGGAACAACAACTTTCTGTTCCTTGGCTTCTCTGCTCATCTTGTTAATTAAGGCATCTGTTTATAGTCCGGCGCAGGACATTGGGCCTGAGCTCTCGCCATCATTACCAGATCACAAGCTCAATCTCAAGAAGCTATGGGGAATGCCTGTACTTTTCCTGTCTTCCTTGGTGTTTGCTCTTGGCCATGTTATTGTTGCTTACAGAACAAGCTGCAGGGCTCGACGGAAGCTTCTCATTCACCGCATTGACCCTGAATCG ATTTTAGCATACAAGAATGCCTTTTCTGGATGCTACAAGGTTCCACGGTCTCCTACACCTTACAGTGGAAAGCTTTTTACAAGGAGTGAAAGTGAGACAAAGAGGAAAACACTTATCCAGGACGATCGTGATTTGCCAATCAGTTTTCTTGCAGAAAGTGATAGCATGTTCATACCTTGCCAGGGGATCACTATACACTACAAAGTTTCCGATCCAGCAGCCAGCCTACCTTCATCCCCTGACTCCTTTTCAGAGAGAGATACTCATCACGATGTAATTTCATCAAGCATTTCTCCTAGAAGACAAAGACATGAGAGTCCACCATCTGCTTCCTCTAATACCCGCCGCCTACTGAATAGGAGCTTTAGCCATCAATATCATCATACTTCGCTATATGCACCACTATTGGTAGAACcaatggcatcttcaactttGTTGGATGATATCCCTCTGATGTGTCTTGATGATGGCAATGCTGATGGATGTTTGAATCATGTGGGCTTTGACCTTGAGGCTGGAGGGCAGGGTAAATTCGCTGTAGTTTTGGTGCATGGATTTGGAGGGGGAGTATTCTCGTGGAGACATGTTTCCAATTTGCTAGCTCGACAATTGGGCTGCACTGTGATGGCCTTTGATCGCCCTGGATGGGGATTAACATCTCGACCTCGCAGAAAGGACTGGGAAGATAAGAACTTACCAAATCCATACGAGCTGGAGTCTCAG GTTGATCTTCTTATTTCATTTTGCTCAGAGATGGGTTTGCATTCTGTGGTTTTAGTTGGTCATGATGATGGGGGTTTGCTTGCCTTGAAAGTTGCGGAGAAGTTGCGAACTTATGGAGGTGATAGAAAG TTTGAAGTGAAGGGAGTAGTTCTTATTGGTGTAAGCTTATCAAGAGAAGTCATTCCTGCATTTGCTCGTATACTCCTGCATACACCTCTGAGGAAAAAGCACATGGTTCGGCCACTTCTACGTACTGAAATCACTCAGTTCATCAATCGGCGGGCATGGTATGATGCCACAAAGTTGACAACAGAAATTCTTAACCTATACAAG GCTCCGCTATTTGTTGAGGGCTGGGATGAAGCACTTCATGAAGTAGGCCGGCTTTCGTTTTCTACTGTCCTACCATCAAAAAGAGCAGCAGATTTACTAAGATCAGTGGAAGACCTTCCGGTTCTGGTGGTAGCGGGCTCCGAGGATGCTCTTGTTTCTGTGAAGTCTGCACAAGCCATGGCTTCGAAACTTGTAAATTCT AGGATAGTAACTATATCGGGGTGTGGACATCTGCCGCATGAGGAGTGCCCCAAGGCGTTGCTCTCGGCTCTTTCTCCTTTCATCTCTACATTGGTACCCTCAGAAGATTTGTTGCAAAGACTGTAG